A genomic stretch from Shewanella woodyi ATCC 51908 includes:
- a CDS encoding GNAT family N-acetyltransferase — translation MKFQVINEEVPDLVNTMVEGVRQHLHDQIGDEATQPLTVVAHDDNGELIGGVSGRSIYGNFLIEVVWVDKRYRGTGLGRKLMESAEVQAIGRGCKVSQVDTLSTQAPLFYQKLGFKIVGEIPEFPGSPGRYFLMKILSK, via the coding sequence ATGAAGTTTCAAGTGATTAATGAAGAGGTTCCTGATTTGGTGAATACAATGGTCGAGGGAGTACGGCAACATCTCCATGATCAGATAGGGGATGAAGCCACTCAACCACTGACTGTTGTCGCTCATGATGATAATGGCGAGTTAATCGGCGGCGTATCAGGGCGTAGCATTTACGGTAATTTTTTAATTGAGGTGGTGTGGGTTGATAAGAGGTATCGAGGTACAGGGCTGGGCCGAAAGCTGATGGAGTCTGCTGAAGTCCAAGCCATTGGGCGAGGGTGTAAGGTGTCCCAAGTGGATACTCTGTCAACTCAAGCGCCACTCTTTTATCAGAAACTAGGTTTTAAGATCGTTGGAGAGATCCCTGAGTTCCCTGGCAGCCCTGGGCGCTATTTTCTGATGAAAATTTTAAGCAAGTAA
- a CDS encoding DUF2087 domain-containing protein: protein MSKNLTPFSSDDISALAKSLRKQLQQHESFPSHVEMLNILAKAKGLQNFQQLRQQHEELLLSLQPKLSVPIPKKLKPFMSADYVMQGWPAKYAIQQLSLWFFWCRFQYQKSYSEQQVNDILIDYLEFKDFALIRRELCNHKLLKRTDDGRTYWRASATPPEGFEPLADVWSSQFISTQLKSQIN from the coding sequence ATGTCAAAAAATCTGACCCCCTTTAGCAGCGATGATATCTCGGCGTTGGCTAAATCATTGCGCAAACAGTTACAACAACATGAGTCGTTTCCTAGCCATGTGGAGATGTTAAACATCTTAGCTAAGGCCAAAGGTCTGCAAAACTTCCAGCAGTTACGTCAGCAGCATGAAGAGCTGTTACTCTCTTTGCAACCTAAGTTATCAGTTCCTATCCCTAAGAAGTTAAAGCCCTTTATGAGTGCTGATTATGTGATGCAGGGTTGGCCTGCAAAATATGCAATTCAGCAGCTGAGCTTGTGGTTTTTCTGGTGCAGATTTCAGTACCAAAAGAGCTATAGCGAGCAGCAAGTCAATGATATTTTAATCGATTATCTCGAATTTAAGGATTTTGCCTTAATTCGCCGTGAACTTTGTAACCATAAACTACTTAAACGTACCGATGATGGGCGCACTTATTGGCGCGCTTCTGCAACGCCACCAGAAGGTTTTGAGCCTCTGGCTGATGTGTGGTCTAGCCAATTCATCTCTACTCAATTAAAAAGCCAGATCAATTGA
- a CDS encoding SMI1/KNR4 family protein, producing the protein MYISKLNNREGLWLAGGASLGLVSNLEEALGVILPETYKEFLLELGSLSIGDISISGITCENLDDGGGSVLSDTLYFQRDYDLPENLIVIQPDEDAPYCLDTTDKNSVGEMSVVCFEIQSGEQNQIADNFQDWFFRYFLTNINR; encoded by the coding sequence ATGTATATTTCAAAGTTAAATAACCGAGAAGGGTTATGGCTAGCTGGAGGGGCTTCTTTAGGTTTAGTTTCAAATTTAGAGGAAGCTTTAGGGGTTATACTTCCTGAAACTTACAAAGAGTTCCTCCTTGAGTTAGGTTCGCTTTCTATTGGAGATATATCTATTTCAGGTATTACTTGCGAAAACTTGGATGATGGAGGTGGCTCAGTGCTTTCAGATACTTTGTATTTTCAAAGGGACTATGATCTTCCTGAAAACCTAATTGTAATTCAGCCTGATGAGGATGCACCGTATTGTCTAGATACAACTGACAAAAATTCAGTTGGTGAAATGTCTGTAGTGTGTTTTGAAATTCAAAGTGGTGAGCAAAATCAAATAGCTGATAACTTCCAAGATTGGTTCTTTAGGTATTTTCTTACAAATATAAACAGATAA
- a CDS encoding YgjV family protein — protein sequence MSLFIWSQVLIVIAIVFDIASFQFKQRQKIVACLSVSGLLISAHFILLEQWTAAGLMMLASIRYFSSIFSTSKRLMSMFLFYALMVTAATFSGLLSLLSFSGTVFQTTAAFCQSDQRLRQLMIVGTSLWLLHNYLAGSPTAVLMELIFIASNILGYYRYYGLRLVKITVTE from the coding sequence GTGTCACTATTTATCTGGTCTCAGGTATTAATCGTCATCGCTATCGTTTTTGATATTGCATCATTTCAGTTTAAACAAAGGCAGAAGATTGTTGCCTGTTTATCAGTATCGGGACTTTTAATCAGCGCGCACTTTATCTTGCTCGAGCAGTGGACGGCAGCGGGCTTGATGATGCTGGCCAGTATTCGCTACTTCTCCAGTATCTTTAGTACCTCTAAACGTCTTATGTCGATGTTTCTGTTTTATGCTCTGATGGTAACTGCAGCTACCTTCTCTGGTTTGTTGAGCCTGCTCAGTTTCAGTGGCACCGTTTTTCAGACCACTGCGGCATTTTGCCAAAGTGATCAACGATTGCGACAACTGATGATAGTAGGGACATCACTTTGGTTGCTTCACAACTACCTCGCCGGTTCGCCTACCGCTGTGCTGATGGAGCTTATATTTATCGCTAGTAATATACTTGGGTATTATCGCTATTATGGGCTTCGTTTGGTTAAGATAACTGTTACAGAGTAA
- a CDS encoding Crp/Fnr family transcriptional regulator, protein MVSITQEEMTFLSHFLAQLGLDCKTIEASYSHIKPLSLSGADVLLEQNSQQEYGYFILSGILRACHYGEQGSERCKEFYFPGELCFLYTSWLTRAPSQYQIEALGKARVVQIPLSLLSLPQWIPAQLNLLKQQLLFKEQKEAFLLLKTPEQRYLHLLEAWPLWVEKLNNIQLASYIGISPVSLSRLKARLSL, encoded by the coding sequence ATGGTGTCTATAACCCAAGAGGAGATGACTTTTCTATCTCATTTTCTAGCTCAATTAGGGTTAGACTGTAAGACCATAGAGGCAAGCTACTCACACATTAAACCTCTCTCTTTGAGTGGCGCTGATGTTTTACTGGAGCAAAATAGTCAGCAGGAGTACGGCTACTTTATTCTGTCTGGAATATTACGGGCGTGTCATTATGGCGAGCAGGGCAGTGAACGTTGTAAGGAGTTTTATTTTCCCGGTGAGCTCTGTTTTCTCTACACAAGTTGGTTAACACGAGCACCCTCTCAATATCAGATTGAAGCGTTAGGTAAGGCGCGAGTGGTGCAAATTCCCCTAAGTTTACTGTCACTGCCACAATGGATCCCAGCTCAGCTCAATTTGTTGAAACAACAGTTACTGTTTAAAGAGCAAAAAGAGGCGTTTTTACTACTGAAAACACCTGAGCAGAGGTACCTTCATCTGCTGGAAGCTTGGCCTTTATGGGTTGAAAAACTCAATAACATTCAACTTGCCAGCTATATTGGTATTAGCCCTGTGAGTCTTTCAAGATTGAAAGCGAGACTCTCACTTTAG
- a CDS encoding catalase, which produces MDITKKSCLVLSMSLAFSVQAETLTRDNGAPVGDNQNSITAGSNGSVLLQDVQLIQKLQRFARERIPERVVHARGTGVHGEFVASTDLSGLTQAAPFAEKGKVTPVFVRFSTVIHSKGSPETLRDPRGFATRFYSDQGNWDLVGNNLPVFFIRDAIKFPDMVHSLKPSPVTNLQDPNRFFDFFSHEGTATNMLTWVYTNLGTPSSYRKMDGFGVHAYKFINDENQVKYVKFHWKSQQGVEGLRPNEVTKIQGQNFNHLTDDLYSEINKGNYPKWDLKVKVLSPSDLNKFDYNPLDATKMWQDVPETTVGTMTLNRVPGNFFQETEQAAFAPSNLIPGIEPSEDKLLQGRIFSYADTQLYRLGANLSHLPINQAKVTVANHNQEGAGNYGHTSSDVNYQPSTKLALTDDSRYRAVNTKLSGTVQQAVIKKQDNFTQAGVLYRSLSKQDKSDLITNLSGDLGKVEDSNVKHQMLSYFYQADKEFGQRLTKAVNGDLKEVKRRAKS; this is translated from the coding sequence ATGGATATAACAAAAAAGAGCTGTTTAGTATTATCGATGAGCCTGGCATTCAGTGTCCAAGCTGAAACATTAACCCGTGACAATGGCGCCCCAGTGGGTGACAACCAAAATTCAATCACCGCAGGCAGTAATGGCAGCGTACTGCTACAAGATGTCCAGTTAATCCAAAAACTACAACGTTTTGCTCGTGAACGTATTCCTGAGCGTGTGGTTCACGCCAGAGGAACCGGTGTCCATGGTGAGTTTGTGGCCAGCACTGATCTAAGTGGTCTGACTCAAGCAGCGCCATTTGCCGAAAAGGGCAAGGTCACCCCTGTTTTTGTTCGTTTCTCAACGGTTATTCACTCTAAAGGTTCACCAGAAACCCTGCGCGACCCTCGTGGATTCGCAACTCGTTTCTATTCAGATCAAGGTAATTGGGATCTAGTGGGTAACAACCTACCAGTATTCTTTATCCGCGATGCGATCAAGTTCCCAGATATGGTGCACTCACTTAAACCATCGCCTGTGACCAATCTTCAGGATCCAAACCGTTTCTTCGATTTCTTCAGCCACGAAGGTACAGCAACCAATATGCTGACCTGGGTTTACACTAACTTAGGCACTCCGTCGAGCTACCGTAAGATGGATGGCTTTGGTGTACATGCATACAAGTTTATTAACGATGAAAACCAAGTGAAATACGTTAAGTTTCACTGGAAAAGCCAGCAAGGTGTTGAGGGGTTAAGACCTAACGAAGTCACTAAAATTCAGGGTCAAAACTTTAATCACCTGACCGATGATCTTTACAGTGAGATTAACAAGGGTAACTACCCGAAATGGGATCTTAAGGTCAAAGTCTTGAGCCCAAGCGATCTGAACAAGTTCGACTACAACCCGCTTGATGCAACCAAGATGTGGCAAGATGTACCAGAGACGACCGTGGGTACTATGACCCTAAACCGTGTTCCAGGTAACTTCTTCCAAGAGACTGAGCAAGCAGCGTTTGCACCATCTAACTTAATTCCGGGTATCGAGCCTTCAGAAGATAAGTTGCTCCAAGGACGTATCTTCTCCTATGCCGACACTCAGCTTTATCGTTTAGGGGCAAATCTGTCTCACCTGCCGATCAACCAAGCTAAAGTCACGGTGGCAAATCACAACCAAGAGGGTGCGGGTAATTACGGCCACACCAGCTCAGATGTGAACTATCAGCCTAGCACTAAACTGGCACTGACTGATGACTCTCGCTACCGCGCCGTAAACACAAAGCTTTCAGGTACTGTGCAGCAGGCTGTTATCAAAAAGCAGGACAACTTCACTCAAGCTGGCGTTTTGTACCGTAGCCTAAGCAAGCAAGATAAGAGCGACCTTATCACGAACCTATCTGGCGACTTAGGTAAGGTAGAGGACAGTAATGTTAAACATCAGATGCTGAGCTACTTCTACCAAGCAGATAAAGAGTTCGGTCAACGTTTAACTAAAGCCGTCAATGGCGACCTCAAAGAAGTGAAAAGAAGAGCCAAGAGTTAA
- a CDS encoding ankyrin repeat domain-containing protein, giving the protein MSSSLSLKSIFILLSVNLGVSVLVSLLYVSYSLASPLELDKKHNLAQNHLSSQKDENRDAQLLMDYFFAAARTGDVEVLTHFIEAGFPIDQRNNQSYTALMVSAYNGQELATQALLDHGANACLQDKRGNTAIMGAVIKAEFSIIKQLYSQECNAELTNKSGMTLDDFAQYWGQSDKLRDASLAAKQ; this is encoded by the coding sequence ATGTCCAGCTCTCTCTCATTAAAATCTATCTTTATACTGCTCAGTGTAAACTTAGGTGTGAGTGTTCTTGTCTCCCTTTTGTATGTCTCCTACTCCTTGGCGAGTCCTTTAGAACTTGATAAAAAACACAACTTAGCCCAGAATCATTTAAGCTCACAAAAAGATGAAAACAGGGACGCACAACTCTTAATGGATTACTTCTTTGCCGCCGCTAGAACTGGCGATGTGGAGGTTTTAACTCATTTTATCGAAGCGGGTTTTCCCATCGACCAGCGTAACAATCAGAGCTACACCGCCCTGATGGTGTCAGCTTATAACGGGCAGGAACTCGCCACCCAAGCTCTGCTTGACCATGGCGCCAATGCCTGCCTGCAGGATAAACGGGGAAATACCGCAATCATGGGCGCAGTGATAAAAGCAGAGTTTTCAATTATCAAGCAGCTCTACAGCCAAGAGTGTAACGCTGAGCTCACCAATAAATCAGGCATGACATTGGACGATTTTGCTCAGTATTGGGGTCAAAGTGACAAACTAAGGGATGCTAGCTTGGCTGCTAAACAATAA
- a CDS encoding endonuclease: protein MMEISKLSVVALLSTLAFNANANLLISEALYDAPNNDSVEEYVELFNAGCSSLDLSQYQLSDNGSSYQLQGTIASGEYFTVAANSAGFNSLFNQTPDLSPMSLALGNSGDFVRLKKGAEEVDLVAWEGGVTGWSLNVRNVSLHRTTVINTKSAADWAASDNAGNPGTGSLIADCDGGGDGGGSDNQLGNGQAKTGLSAAQGGTLKFVADLPAGASGVSVTMSGGTGDADLYLRQGSEPTLSVYDCAPYLSGNNEQCSVTNPVTGRYYINLQAYSAFSGVTLVLNYTAGTGGGDGSGGDNGDYVYTTYYADAIGKTGSALKASLNGKIKGHTRFSYSQVWDGLGYADEDPANSDNVILLYTGRSEPKTNRAGMSNSLDAWNREHVWAKSHGFPSSGQHGYTDMHHLRPSDVTVNSSRGNKDFAMGGSEISEAPGNRTDSDSFEPKDEVKGDVARMIFYMDVRYEGSDSSGTPDLSIVSGTTTTGQALLGDLCTLLSWHQQDPVSDWERRRNNRIFEWQNNRNPFIDNSSWVGDIYATSCP, encoded by the coding sequence ATGATGGAAATATCAAAATTATCTGTGGTCGCGCTACTTTCTACATTGGCATTTAATGCCAATGCAAATCTATTAATCAGTGAAGCCTTATATGATGCACCGAATAATGACAGCGTTGAAGAGTACGTTGAGTTGTTTAATGCAGGCTGTAGTAGCCTTGATCTGAGCCAGTATCAATTGAGTGATAATGGCAGCAGCTATCAGCTGCAGGGCACTATAGCTTCGGGTGAGTATTTCACCGTTGCAGCCAATTCTGCAGGGTTTAATAGCCTGTTTAACCAGACTCCAGATCTATCGCCAATGTCTTTAGCCCTGGGAAATTCGGGTGACTTTGTACGATTGAAAAAAGGGGCTGAGGAGGTTGACCTTGTTGCTTGGGAAGGCGGAGTCACGGGATGGTCTCTCAATGTTCGCAATGTGTCTTTGCACAGAACGACTGTGATTAACACTAAATCTGCCGCGGATTGGGCGGCCAGTGATAATGCTGGCAACCCTGGCACGGGGAGCTTAATTGCTGACTGTGATGGTGGAGGCGATGGCGGTGGTAGTGATAATCAACTGGGTAATGGTCAAGCCAAGACTGGCTTAAGTGCGGCTCAAGGTGGGACGCTTAAATTTGTTGCCGATCTTCCCGCTGGTGCCTCAGGAGTCAGTGTGACCATGAGTGGTGGCACGGGGGATGCCGATCTCTACCTTCGTCAAGGCAGTGAGCCAACATTAAGTGTGTATGATTGCGCGCCATATCTGTCAGGTAATAATGAGCAGTGCAGTGTGACTAACCCAGTTACTGGACGCTACTATATTAATCTTCAAGCTTATAGCGCCTTTAGTGGTGTCACTCTCGTTTTGAACTACACCGCAGGAACGGGTGGAGGAGACGGTTCTGGTGGTGACAATGGTGACTATGTTTATACAACCTATTATGCCGATGCCATTGGCAAAACAGGTAGCGCATTAAAAGCCAGCCTTAATGGCAAAATTAAGGGGCACACACGTTTTAGTTACAGCCAAGTATGGGATGGATTGGGTTATGCCGATGAAGATCCTGCCAACAGCGATAATGTAATTTTGCTCTACACTGGTCGTTCTGAGCCAAAAACTAATCGTGCAGGCATGAGTAACTCACTCGATGCATGGAATCGTGAGCATGTTTGGGCAAAAAGCCATGGCTTTCCTAGCAGTGGCCAGCACGGCTATACCGATATGCATCACCTACGTCCGTCTGATGTCACTGTTAACAGTAGCCGAGGCAATAAAGATTTTGCCATGGGAGGCAGCGAGATATCAGAAGCGCCAGGTAATCGAACTGATTCTGATAGCTTCGAGCCCAAAGATGAAGTGAAGGGCGATGTCGCACGTATGATCTTCTATATGGATGTGCGTTATGAGGGCAGTGATAGCAGTGGTACACCAGACTTAAGCATTGTAAGCGGAACAACCACAACTGGGCAGGCGCTGCTTGGGGATCTGTGTACCTTGCTTAGCTGGCACCAACAAGACCCTGTCAGTGATTGGGAGCGTCGCCGTAATAACCGTATTTTTGAGTGGCAAAATAACCGTAATCCCTTTATCGATAACAGCAGTTGGGTCGGGGATATTTACGCGACCTCCTGTCCTTAA
- a CDS encoding coproporphyrinogen III oxidase family protein, whose amino-acid sequence MKDSRLNTRLLLATDSLDWVMNRTIKQSLSLKNATPLSVESDENAIPSKPIETLYIHIPFCHTLCRFCSFHKVKFSEPLAREYFVALRQEIREVIAKGYRFNRVYIGGGTTTILEDELIKTIEMIKGLTPIREVSCESDPIYFKEGNPQLLNGLVDRMSIGVQSFDDKILKASGRFEKFGSGLEQADYVARAIALIPTVNLDMMYGFKTQTPESVHWDLKQTLRLKPDQITTYPLTIGIGKNRKKAGSLAGDPHALWPQFLAVKKALSGRYLMEFPWTFSRNFGQAVENKYVLDGEDCFGVGSGAFGRFGEQFRISSFDIQDYIQLIKQQQSGTCYTKQIESSALLQHHLMIMMGHGRLDNSVFYQHTGKTLWQAFPLEMSYLIGAGAIKKDGSQYVTTEQGQFIGLKMFTGFLSGMDYLREQARDLPLMHQELSAEIV is encoded by the coding sequence ATGAAAGACTCACGCTTAAATACACGCTTATTGCTTGCTACAGACAGTTTAGATTGGGTGATGAACCGCACAATAAAGCAGTCGCTTTCTTTGAAAAATGCGACGCCGTTGAGTGTGGAGAGCGATGAAAACGCTATCCCATCTAAGCCGATAGAGACCTTGTATATACATATCCCTTTTTGCCATACCCTATGTCGTTTTTGCTCTTTCCATAAGGTTAAATTCAGTGAGCCATTAGCCAGAGAGTATTTTGTCGCGCTTAGGCAGGAGATCCGTGAGGTGATCGCCAAGGGTTACCGTTTTAATCGCGTCTATATTGGTGGTGGCACCACCACAATACTGGAAGATGAGCTGATTAAGACCATAGAGATGATCAAGGGGCTGACTCCCATCCGTGAAGTCTCCTGTGAAAGCGATCCTATCTACTTTAAGGAGGGAAACCCTCAACTTCTTAATGGCTTGGTCGATCGTATGTCCATTGGAGTGCAGAGCTTCGATGATAAGATTTTAAAAGCAAGTGGACGTTTTGAGAAGTTTGGTTCGGGTCTGGAACAGGCTGACTATGTTGCTCGGGCGATTGCGCTTATCCCCACGGTAAATCTGGATATGATGTATGGGTTTAAAACACAGACCCCTGAGTCTGTGCACTGGGATTTAAAGCAAACGTTAAGATTGAAACCAGATCAAATTACCACCTATCCACTGACCATAGGGATAGGTAAAAACCGTAAGAAAGCAGGCTCCCTTGCTGGAGACCCACACGCTTTATGGCCACAATTTTTGGCTGTGAAAAAGGCGTTAAGTGGGCGCTATTTGATGGAGTTTCCCTGGACCTTTAGTCGTAACTTCGGCCAAGCTGTTGAAAATAAATACGTACTCGATGGTGAAGATTGTTTTGGTGTTGGTTCGGGAGCTTTTGGCCGATTTGGTGAGCAATTTAGGATCTCAAGCTTCGATATTCAAGATTATATTCAGCTGATAAAACAGCAGCAAAGTGGTACTTGCTACACTAAGCAGATAGAGAGTAGTGCGCTACTGCAGCACCATTTGATGATTATGATGGGTCATGGCCGCCTCGATAACTCGGTTTTTTACCAGCATACAGGCAAAACCTTATGGCAAGCTTTTCCCTTAGAGATGAGTTACTTGATTGGTGCTGGAGCGATCAAAAAAGATGGTAGTCAGTATGTGACCACAGAGCAGGGGCAGTTTATCGGCCTTAAGATGTTTACGGGCTTCCTCTCTGGGATGGATTACTTGAGAGAGCAGGCAAGAGACCTTCCCTTAATGCATCAAGAGTTGAGTGCCGAGATAGTATAA
- a CDS encoding GNAT family N-acetyltransferase — translation MIIAETERLILRRFTAEDKQAVFLLNSIPEILTYIPGEPMSSVTQAEQILNELVFPGYEKFGFGRWAVEHKADNKVIGFCGPTFVQEYNEVELGYRYLPDYWGTGIGFEAAQAALTKIPSFDIDHVIALILLGNRGSEALARKVGMTERERNTFMGHKVNVFHKSL, via the coding sequence TTGATTATTGCTGAAACTGAACGACTCATACTGCGCCGCTTCACTGCGGAGGATAAGCAGGCAGTTTTTCTTTTAAATAGCATACCTGAGATATTAACCTATATCCCAGGAGAGCCAATGTCGTCGGTTACTCAAGCCGAGCAGATATTAAATGAGCTGGTGTTCCCAGGTTACGAGAAGTTTGGCTTTGGACGATGGGCGGTTGAGCATAAAGCTGATAACAAGGTTATTGGCTTTTGCGGGCCTACCTTTGTTCAAGAGTATAACGAGGTCGAGCTAGGTTATCGTTATCTGCCTGATTACTGGGGCACAGGAATAGGGTTTGAAGCCGCTCAAGCCGCCTTAACCAAGATCCCTAGTTTTGATATAGACCATGTGATTGCACTCATTCTTCTGGGCAACAGAGGCTCTGAAGCACTTGCCAGAAAAGTCGGTATGACGGAGCGTGAACGCAACACGTTTATGGGGCACAAGGTTAACGTTTTTCATAAGTCACTTTAA
- a CDS encoding methyl-accepting chemotaxis protein → MAEQTLARTLSVFFVVFICSMLLASLPWQLNMLVTSFLLALLSTLLMFLVGRWLDIRVEQRVSRETQTAESSHINQATKQISLHTSKIAIGAAEVSHFIDTLNLSIEKNGESASQISVAAEELSVTTGQLSDNAAHILLQAQDAERFSVEGRAQAEVGVDTIESLSVDINTAAQQVHALKEKAQSIQNITELINSVAEQTNLLALNAAIEAARAGDQGRGFAVVADEVRNLAGKTAQATGDIAKMLLEVSSEADRTSGLMEQVVCKTSGTVEVMAKLDVSFNQISLSIAQSAESLSQMEEALKESTSTTHEISGSVAQIHDSLESTAEQSSRVSEQAFGLSKTTEGIFTELADFDTQTLDQRVLKQAREGAKQCGALLEAGLVSGKFREHDLFSPQYRPISNTDPVKYSTEFDSYTDSCFPAVQEPILGSHREIVYAGCVDMKGYFPTHNLCFSKKLTGKAEIDILSNRTKRLFDDPTGIRCGQHTQAVLLQTYKRDTGEVMHDLSVPIFVKGKHWGGFRVGFKAT, encoded by the coding sequence ATGGCTGAACAAACCTTAGCTCGAACACTATCTGTTTTTTTCGTGGTCTTTATCTGCAGCATGCTTTTGGCGAGTTTGCCTTGGCAGCTTAATATGCTTGTGACCAGTTTTCTGTTAGCGCTGCTCAGTACTTTGCTGATGTTCCTAGTGGGACGCTGGCTCGATATAAGAGTTGAACAGAGAGTGAGCAGAGAGACTCAAACAGCCGAGTCTAGCCATATTAATCAGGCGACTAAGCAGATCAGTCTTCACACGAGTAAGATTGCCATTGGCGCAGCCGAGGTCTCCCACTTTATCGATACTCTTAATCTCTCCATTGAAAAAAACGGTGAGAGTGCCAGCCAGATCTCTGTTGCGGCAGAGGAGCTTAGTGTCACCACTGGCCAGTTGAGTGATAACGCAGCCCATATTCTCCTTCAGGCTCAAGATGCTGAACGCTTTAGTGTTGAGGGGCGTGCTCAAGCTGAAGTGGGTGTTGATACCATAGAGTCACTGAGTGTAGACATTAATACAGCCGCTCAGCAGGTTCATGCGTTAAAGGAGAAAGCTCAGAGCATTCAAAATATTACAGAGTTAATTAACTCTGTTGCTGAGCAGACAAACTTGCTGGCTCTAAATGCCGCTATTGAAGCGGCGCGAGCCGGTGATCAGGGACGCGGTTTTGCAGTGGTAGCCGACGAGGTACGAAACTTAGCAGGCAAGACTGCCCAAGCCACCGGCGACATCGCTAAGATGCTTTTGGAGGTTAGCTCAGAGGCTGATAGGACATCAGGTTTAATGGAGCAGGTGGTGTGCAAAACCTCAGGTACGGTTGAGGTGATGGCTAAGCTTGATGTGAGTTTCAATCAGATCTCTTTGTCGATAGCTCAATCTGCGGAGTCTTTGAGTCAGATGGAGGAAGCATTGAAAGAGTCAACCAGCACCACCCATGAGATCTCCGGCTCTGTTGCTCAGATCCATGACTCATTAGAGAGTACCGCAGAGCAAAGTAGTCGTGTGTCTGAACAAGCCTTCGGACTATCTAAAACCACCGAAGGAATATTTACTGAACTGGCAGATTTCGACACACAAACTTTAGATCAAAGGGTGCTTAAACAAGCCCGAGAGGGGGCGAAACAGTGTGGAGCTTTATTGGAGGCGGGTTTAGTGAGTGGCAAGTTTAGAGAGCATGACCTCTTCTCTCCACAATATCGGCCTATTTCCAATACTGATCCCGTTAAATATAGCACCGAATTTGATAGTTACACAGATAGCTGTTTTCCCGCGGTTCAGGAGCCGATACTGGGGAGTCACAGGGAGATAGTGTATGCAGGTTGTGTGGATATGAAGGGCTACTTTCCAACCCATAACCTCTGTTTCAGTAAAAAACTCACAGGCAAAGCCGAGATAGATATACTCAGTAACCGCACGAAGCGGCTTTTTGACGATCCTACTGGCATTCGCTGCGGCCAACATACTCAAGCTGTGTTGTTACAAACCTATAAGCGTGACACTGGTGAGGTGATGCACGATCTCTCTGTGCCTATCTTTGTAAAAGGTAAACACTGGGGCGGATTTAGAGTCGGCTTTAAGGCGACTTAA